One Deltaproteobacteria bacterium GWC2_65_14 DNA window includes the following coding sequences:
- a CDS encoding prevent-host-death protein → MKRVGAYEAKTHLPALLKEVAEGKRISITRKGVPVAMLVPASAADRTAVRETIRKLKEFRRGIRLGGIPVREMIEEGRRR, encoded by the coding sequence GTGAAGAGAGTCGGAGCATACGAGGCGAAAACGCACCTGCCCGCGCTGTTGAAGGAGGTCGCGGAGGGGAAGCGGATCTCCATCACGCGGAAGGGCGTCCCCGTGGCGATGCTCGTCCCCGCGTCCGCCGCCGACAGGACGGCGGTCCGGGAAACGATCCGGAAGCTCAAGGAGTTCCGCCGCGGCATCCGGCTGGGAGGGATCCCCGTCCGGGAGATGATCGAGGAGGGCCGCCGCCGGTGA
- a CDS encoding twitching motility protein PilT → MKLLIDTNVYALYRMEHAPTVARIAASDSVLVSPVVLGEILFGFRNGTRFDHNMSLLARFLEHEAVEVVPMGDLTADRYSRIALQLRRQGTPIPANDMWIAAQAMEHGAELLTSDRHFEQVGGLACTICQ, encoded by the coding sequence GTGAAGCTCCTTATCGACACCAACGTGTACGCGCTCTACCGGATGGAGCACGCCCCGACCGTCGCAAGAATCGCCGCCTCCGACTCGGTCCTGGTCTCGCCCGTGGTCCTCGGGGAGATCCTGTTCGGGTTCCGCAACGGTACGCGCTTCGACCACAACATGTCGCTGCTGGCCCGGTTCCTCGAACACGAGGCGGTCGAGGTGGTCCCCATGGGCGACCTGACCGCCGACCGCTACTCCAGGATCGCGCTCCAGCTCCGGCGCCAGGGGACCCCGATTCCCGCCAACGACATGTGGATCGCGGCCCAGGCGATGGAGCACGGGGCGGAGCTCCTCACCTCCGACCGCCATTTCGAGCAGGTCGGAGGGCTGGCTTGCACGATCTGCCAATGA